The proteins below come from a single Tachysurus fulvidraco isolate hzauxx_2018 chromosome 13, HZAU_PFXX_2.0, whole genome shotgun sequence genomic window:
- the LOC125146165 gene encoding NLR family CARD domain-containing protein 3-like, which yields MSRECEKLQSSEMSQQEKQHKSGTKGRPDSPVPSGVSMKSDQSMPNPLNFTGGTSSMERTSKKNPKIISTTRMESIFKELEHKFITLLKNELNRFKKLLSADYPACSGAEEEDLHCVRESVLKITLHILKNMKQKDLAHTLQIKLASVYQRNLKSGLKDKCKRINEGISQHGTSTLLNQIFTELYITESGSGDVNNEHEVRQIETASRRSATEETPIKCNELFKDKSIRTVLTKGVAGIGKTVSVQKFILDWAEGKANQDVLFLFPLPFRELNLIKQEQFSLMNLIHQFFPMIKDLEVIDSNVYKVLFIFDGLDECRLPLNFQNNEMLCDVTESASVDVLLTNLIKGNLLPSALLWITTRPGAANQIPPERVDQVTEVRGFSDPQKEEYFKKRISDQSLANKIIRHMKSSRSLYIMCHIPVFCWISATVLEKMLGEAESGEIPKTLTQMFTHFLIIQIKHKDQKYNLKYDPDPQKSRESIMALGKLAFHQLDKGNIMFYDEDLRECGIDVREVAVYSGVCTQIFRTESGLHLGKMFSFVHLSVQEFLAALYAFICFTDRKQIKEQVTDLSGLFNKSEMSDFLKGAVDQALQSENGHLDLFLRFLLGLSVESNQKLIRGLLTNTGSSSDCQKDIVEYIKLKFDQNPSPERSINLFYCLNELNDDSLVKEIQSYMSSGRLSEAELSPAQWSALVFVLLTSEEDLEVFELQKFIRSDECFKRLLPVVQESTKVL from the exons aaCCTCAAAAAAGAATCCAAAAATCATCTCTACAACTCGGATGGAGTccatattcaag GAGCTGGAGCACAAATTCATCACACTGTTGAAGAATGAGCTGAACAGGTTCAAGAAGCTACTTAGTGCTGATTACCCAGCATGCTCTGGGGCAGAGGAAGAGGATCTGCACtgtgttagagagagtgtgctgaagatcacactgcacatcctgaagaacatgaagcaGAAAGATCTCGCTCACACACTGCAGATCA AGCTGGCCTCTGTGTATCAGAGAAATCTCAAATCTGGACTGAAGgataaatgtaaaagaattaatgaaggaatctcacagcatgggACATCAACACTTCTGAATCAGATCTTcacagagctctacatcacagagagTGGGAGTGGAGatgtcaataatgaacatgaggtgagacagattgagacgGCGTCCAGGAGATCAGCAACAGAGGAGacacccatcaaatgtaatgagctctttaaagacaagtccatcagaactgtgctgactaaaggagtagctggaattggaaaaacagtctctgtgcagaagttcattctggactgggctgaaggaaaaGCAAATCAGGACGTCCTCTTCCtgtttccacttccctttagagagctgaatctgataaAGCAGGAACAATTCAGTCTGATGAACCTTATTCATCAGTTTTTCCCCATGATTAAGGACTTGGAAGTAATAGACAGCAATGTCTACAAAGTTTTGTtcatctttgatggtctggatgagtgtcgacttcctctaaatttccagaacaACGagatgttgtgtgatgtgacagagtcagcctcagtggacgtgctgctgacgaacctcatcaaggggaatctgcttccttCTGCTCTCCTTTGGATAACCACtcgaccaggagcagccaatcagatccctcctgagcgcgtagaccaggtaacagaggtacgagggttcagtgatcctcagaaagaggagtactttaagaagaggatcagtgatcagagcctggccaataaaATCATCAGACACATGAAGTCTTCAAggagcctctacatcatgtgccacatcccagtcttctgctggatctcagccacagTTCTAGAGaaaatgttgggtgaagcagaaagtggagagatccccaagactctgactcaaatgttcacacacttcctgatcattcagatcaaacacaaggaccaaaagtacaATCTGAAATATGACCCTGATCCAcagaagagcagagagagtatcatggctttgggaaaactggctttccaccagctggatAAAGGAAACATTATGTTTTATGATGAAGATCTGAGAGaatgtggcattgatgtcagagaagttgcagtgtactcaggagtgtgtactcAAATCTTCAGAACAGAGTCTGGACTCCACCTGGGGAAGATGTTCAGCTTTGtgcatctgagtgttcaggagtttttGGCTGCATTATATGCGTTTATCTGCTTCActgacagaaaacaaataaaagaacaagTCACTGATCTGTCTGGTCTTTTCAACAAATCAGAAATGTCTGACTTCCTCAAGGGTGCAGTGGAccaggccttacagagtgaaaACGGACACTTGGACCTTTTCCTCCGGTTCCTTCTGGGCCTCTCAGTGGAGTCTAATCAGAAGCTCATTCGAGGTCTACTGACAAACACAGGAAGCAGCTCTGACTGCCAAAAGGACATAGTTGAGTACATCAAGTTAAAGTTTGATCAAAACCCATCTCCAGAGAGATCAATCAATCTGTTCTACTGTCTGAACGAGTTAAATGATGATTCACTGGTGAAAGAGATCCAAAGCTACATGAGCTCAGGTCGTCTCTCTGAAGCTGAACTCTCACCTGCTCAGTGGTCTGCTCTGGTCTTTGTGTTGCTGACATCAGAGGAGGATCTGGAAGTGTTTGAGCTACAGAAGTTCATAAGATCAGATGAATGCTTTAAGAGACTGTTACCAGTCGTCCAGGAATCCACAAAAGTTCTGTAA